GTGGAGATCATGCCAATGATTAACCAGATGAGATGCGGTTTCTAATCCATCCATTTCTGGCATCTGCACATCTAGCAATAACAAATCATAACGGTTTACCTGTAAAGCTTCTAATACTGCCAAGCCATTATCGACGACATCGGGCTGATAGCCCATCTTAATCAGCATCGCCATCGCCAGTTCTTGATTAATTAAATTATCTTCCGCAATCAAAATTTTTAATGGCACGCGATCGCCTAACCGACTACCAGTACTAATACTCTTATTCATCGCATCTTGCAGAGTATAGCTTGGTCGTTCCTTAGCAATTTGGGTGGTGATGGTAAAGGAAAAAGTCGAACCTTGATTAGTCTTGCTTTCGACTTGAATTTTACCTCCCATAGTCTCTACTAAATTCTTACAGATCACTAGTCCTAGCCCAGTACCGCCATATTTACGGGCGGTCGTCGCCGTTGCTTGCGAAAAAGGCTGAAATAGTCGCTGTCTCTGTTCATCGGTAATGCCAATCCCCGTATCAGTTACCGAAAATAGTAATTGAAAGGGCTGATCGGGGTTAGGAACTTGATCAGAGGCTAAGCGCACCCCAATTCGTACTGAACCTGTATCTGTAAATTTGAGGGCATTAGAAACCAGATTCAATAGAATTTGTCGCAGTCTGGTCACGTCTCCTACGATAAAGGGAGGGACATAGGTATGCATACTAACTTCAAACTTCAGACTCTTTTCCTTGGCTTTCGATAACTGCACATCATAGATATCGCGTACCAAAGCTCTGACATCTAGGGCTACACTTTCTAATTCCAATTTGCCAGATTCAATTTTCGAGAAATCCAAAATATCATTGATTACTGAAAGTAGCATTTCCCCGCTGACTTGGATCGTCCGTACAAATTTATTCTGTTCGTTGTTGAGATCAGTCCCTGCTAGGAGTTGGGTCATACCGATCACCCCATTGATCGGTGTCCGAATTTCATGGCTCATCATCGCCAGAAAAGCAGCCTTAGTGCGAACTGCTTCTTCAGCCTCATCTTTGGCTTTACGCAGATCTTCCATTAATTGCATCTGTAGTAGATCTGCTTGTTTTTTGGCGGTGATATCACGAAAGCACCAAATCAAGCCAAAGAATTTATTTTGCTCAGAACTGACAGGGCTAGTGTAGTAATCAAATACGCGATCGCCATAAATAATTTCACCATGTCTGACCACATCAGGATCATCGTAAGTAGTCTCTATCAAATTTATTAATACTTCAGGAAGATCGGATTTAATAAAAAATGTCCCCAGAGGCGATCCATTATGAAACTCAGGCTCCAGCCCATCACCCATAAATAAGTTATGGGGAATATTCCACATTTCGCAAAACCGACGGTTAAAACTAACAATGCGTCCTTGTTCATCAACGGCAAGAATTCCATCGATCACCGCCTCTTTTTGAGCATGGAGTAGGAGGTTAGTCCGTTGAAGATCCTTGAGCATCCCAACTCTGTCAAATACCGCGTGAGAGAGTTCTTGATTCTTTTGGGCTAGGTGTATTTGCAGATGCCGCAATGACAAATGTAAATGCACACGCGCAAATAGTTCAGCAAGCTGAGACAGTTTGACGACAATAAAATCTGAACCACCGCTTTCAAAAGCTTGAAGCTTTGCGGCGATATCATCATGGATGCTCGTAAAAATGATTGGAATATTTTCGGTGATTGTGTCAGCCTTGAGAATGCGAGCCACTTCATAGCCACTTATTTGTGGCAAGAATATATTCAACAGGATCAAGTCTGGAGGATGGGATTGCACATATAGCAACGCATCGCTGCTATCTCCAGCCGTTTTGACGATATAGCCATGTTTTTTTAGAGCCGATGCTAGCTCATGGCGGATATCTGGATCATTGTCAACCACAAGTATCTTTGACTGAGAAACATCGATCGCATTTGCTTGCACGACTTGATCACCTTTTGATCATTTTAGTAGAAAGCTTACAGTGCTTTGTGCTGAAGTAAAACCTAGATTTTTATTAAAACTCATGTTACGTGGAAGATTGTAAAGCCCTCACCCCTAGCCCCTCTCCCGCAGGAGAGGGGAACAAGAAAATATGGGTTTTGATCCCCTTCTCCTGCGGGAGAAGGGGTTGGGGGATGAGGGTTCCACGTAACGTCATTTAAAAGTCTTACTTTATACCAGATCAAGAAAGTGTTGTCACACTTTCTTGATCTGGTATTACGGCTCTTTTATATAGCAATTTTCAAACAAGCGAGGTACAAAGGTTTGTTTCCCCGCCGAAGGCGGGGAAACAAACTAGACTAAACGCTACCTAAAGGCAAAGGCAAAAAGGCAACGCTCTGCGTCACCTTTTTTGCGAGATTAGCGTCCCCCGACGGTAATTGCATCAACCTTAATATGAGGTTGTCCAACCGTGACATAGACACTGCCACTGACAGAGCCACAGAAACCTGCGGCAAGTTCTAGATCGCGAGAACTCATCGAGATTTCTTGCATGATTTCTTTAGCATCCCCAATCAAAGTGGCTCCTTTGAGGGGTTTGGTAATTTTGCCATTTTCGATCAGGTAAGCCTCGTCAACAGCAAAGTTAAACTGACCAGTCGGCAAAACGCTACCGCCACCCATTTTTTTGCAATAAATGCCTTTATCTACAGAGGCAAAGAGATCGTCTAAGGAAAAATCACCTGCATCAATATAGGTGTTTCGCATCCGACTTGCCGCCGCATAGGCGTAACTTTGGCGACGACCGCTACCTGTGCGCGGATGCCCAGTGCGTAACTCACCAGCGCGATCGCTGATAAAGTTTTTCAAAATTCCATTCTCAATCAAGAGGGTGCGCTGAGTGGGCATTCCTTCATCATCCATATCGATGGTTCCAAAAGCTTCTTCGGAGCGTCCTTCATCCCAAGCCGTGAGGTTTTCATGGGCAATTTTCTTACCTTTCATCTCAGCAAAAGGCGTTGTTTTGGCTTCGATGCCCGTCGTTTCTAGCAAATGTCCACAGGCTTCATGGAAAATCACGCCACCAAACTGATTTGCCATGATAATC
This genomic stretch from Pseudanabaena galeata CCNP1313 harbors:
- a CDS encoding response regulator, producing the protein MQANAIDVSQSKILVVDNDPDIRHELASALKKHGYIVKTAGDSSDALLYVQSHPPDLILLNIFLPQISGYEVARILKADTITENIPIIFTSIHDDIAAKLQAFESGGSDFIVVKLSQLAELFARVHLHLSLRHLQIHLAQKNQELSHAVFDRVGMLKDLQRTNLLLHAQKEAVIDGILAVDEQGRIVSFNRRFCEMWNIPHNLFMGDGLEPEFHNGSPLGTFFIKSDLPEVLINLIETTYDDPDVVRHGEIIYGDRVFDYYTSPVSSEQNKFFGLIWCFRDITAKKQADLLQMQLMEDLRKAKDEAEEAVRTKAAFLAMMSHEIRTPINGVIGMTQLLAGTDLNNEQNKFVRTIQVSGEMLLSVINDILDFSKIESGKLELESVALDVRALVRDIYDVQLSKAKEKSLKFEVSMHTYVPPFIVGDVTRLRQILLNLVSNALKFTDTGSVRIGVRLASDQVPNPDQPFQLLFSVTDTGIGITDEQRQRLFQPFSQATATTARKYGGTGLGLVICKNLVETMGGKIQVESKTNQGSTFSFTITTQIAKERPSYTLQDAMNKSISTGSRLGDRVPLKILIAEDNLINQELAMAMLIKMGYQPDVVDNGLAVLEALQVNRYDLLLLDVQMPEMDGLETASHLVNHWHDLHTGYERPTIIAMTASAMQGDREMCLRAGMDDYISKPIMMDSLQRTIEKWAVGEQINEADAINTVAKDMSSSVIDPAAIKNLQQINPKLIGRMINLFTIEEAPVLLKNLRQAIANNDLQEVSYNAHTLKGSSNILGAKALGKLCLEVELKGKREDSVGLPDLFAQIEQQYQIACQELAKL